The following proteins come from a genomic window of Lolium rigidum isolate FL_2022 chromosome 5, APGP_CSIRO_Lrig_0.1, whole genome shotgun sequence:
- the LOC124653979 gene encoding S-adenosylmethionine decarboxylase proenzyme-like yields the protein MESKSGKKSSSSSSMYEAPLGYKIEDVRPAGGIKKFQSAAYSNMEMSLADCWSSPAPSPIGFEGYEKRLEITFSDAPVFVDPCGRGLRALSREQINSFLDLARCTIVSQLSNKQFDSYVLSESSLFVYSHKVVIKTCGTTKLLLSIPRILELADGLSLPVCSARYSRGTFIFPGAQPAPHRSFSEEVSVLNGFFGGLKSGGNAYVMGDSFRPKKLWHVYHATEMPEQPMVTLEMCMTGLDARKAAVFFKNSADGGCSSAKEMTKVSGISDIIPEMEICDFDFDPCGYSMNGICGPAASTIHVTPEEGFSYASYEAMNVNPGSLVYSDLIKRVLSCFCPSDFSVAVTIFGGQGFAKSWASGAEVGSYMCDDLVEQELPGGGLLMYQSFTAVAPGAVSPRSTLDGWNSDGMESDKEMCIGWEVEKKAAKKGLVA from the exons ATGGAGTCAAAATCTGGGAAGAAGTCTAGTAGTAGTAGTTCCATGTACGAAGCTCCCCTTGGTTACAAGATTGAGGACGTTCGCCCGGCTGGAGGAATCAAGAAGTTCCAGTCTGCTGCCTACTCCAAC ATGGAAATGTCGTTGGCTGATTGCTGGAGCTCTCCAGCTCCCTCCCCTATTGGGTTTGAGGGCTACGAGAAGCGCCTTGAGATCACATTCTCTGACGCTCCTGTCTTTGTGGACCCCTGTGGCCGTGGCCTTCGTGCCCTCTCTCGCGAGCAGATCAACTCCTTCCTTGATCTTGCACGGTGCACCATCGTGTCCCAGCTCTCGAACAAGCAGTTCGACTCCTATGTGCTGTCAGAGTCGAGCCTCTTTGTCTACTCCCACAAGGTTGTCATCAAAACCTGTGGGACAACAAAGCTTCTGCTGTCGATTCCTCGCATCCTTGAGCTTGCTGATGGGCTGTCGCTGCCTGTTTGTTCAGCGAGGTACTCTCGTGGGACGTTCATCTTCCCAGGTGCACAGCCAGCGCCGCACCGCAGCTTCTCAGAGGAGGTATCTGTGCTGAACGGCTTCTTTGGTGGCCTCAAGTCAGGTGGCAATGCATATGTGATGGGTGATTCGTTCAGGCCCAAGAAGCTGTGGCATGTCTACCATGCCACTGAGATGCCTGAGCAGCCCATGGTCACACTAGAGATGTGCATGACTGGGCTGGACGCTAGGAAGGCTGCAGTGTTCTTCAAGAATTCTGCTGACGGCGGCTGCTCCTCAGCAAAGGAGATGACGAAGGTCTCGGGGATCTCTGATATCATCCCTGAGATGGAGATCTGCGACTTCGACTTCGACCCATGCGGGTATTCGATGAACGGCATCTGTGGCCCCGCAGCCTCCACGATCCATGTCACTCCAGAGGAAGGCTTCAGCTATGCAAGCTATGAAGCGATGAACGTCAACCCTGGCTCCCTGGTTTACAGTGACCTGATCAAGAGGGTCCTGTCATGTTTCTGCCCCTCAGACTTCTCAGTGGCTGTCACCATCTTCGGTGGGCAAGGCTTTGCCAAATCATGGGCTTCTGGTGCAGAGGTTGGTTCGTACATGTGCGACGATCTCGTCGAGCAGGAGCTTCCTGGTGGTGGCCTGCTGATGTACCAGAGTTTCACTGCAGTTGCCCCTGGTGCCGTGTCGCCAAGGTCGACCTTGGACGGCTGGAACAGCGATGGGATGGAGTCTGACAAGGAGATGTGCATCGGCTGGGAAGTGGAGAAGAAGGCTGCCAAGAAGGGTCTCGTTGCCTGA